TGTCGAAGTACGTCTCGTCGACGGCGTCGAGGATCGACTCGAGGCTCCGGGGTCCGTCGGGCGTTCGAATCGTCGCGTCGCCTTCCTTCTCGCGAACCCTGCTCGCCTCTTGGGGCCAGGTGAGCCGCGAGGCGATCCGTGCGAGTGGCGCGCCCTCGACCGGTTCGCCATCGCCGAGTTCGACCGCCGGCGCCTCCTCCTCGTCCGTATCGTCGCTCATAGCCGCCGATACTGCGCCCCCCGAGTTAACGCCTTCGGACCGTCCGGACGGTGGCCCCGTCGGCGTGCCGGCGACACGGCGCCTCGTCGCCCGCTTCGCCGTCACACGCCCGTCTGACGTAGGGTTTTGTGGGAGGCGACTGTAGCCAGCGTATGACCAGTCTCGGGGAGGTCTACCACGGGGACGACCGCAGCGGGCCGAGCCTCCGGCAGATTTACGCGGGGGCGAGCCTGTTCGTCGTCGGCATCGTCCTCGTCGTCGCGGGCATCGTCG
This window of the Haloplanus rubicundus genome carries:
- a CDS encoding DUF5789 family protein, whose product is MSDDTDEEEAPAVELGDGEPVEGAPLARIASRLTWPQEASRVREKEGDATIRTPDGPRSLESILDAVDETYFDTRQTFLSAVRSEIGTGPIPTAEE